The following coding sequences lie in one Halanaerobiales bacterium genomic window:
- a CDS encoding nucleotidyltransferase domain-containing protein: MNKKIKKKIDYDKLQNYCKENGVLAIYLFGSQLGEKTDKFSDLDLGVVFFESEKDKLNDVNFYMSFKNELVSIFDFSKIDLLFLQNSGLKIPFKVITKGEVIYSADKEKRLDYEDMVICKGLDFKKELELYYKELEEKILSGR; this comes from the coding sequence TTGAATAAAAAAATAAAAAAGAAAATAGATTATGATAAATTGCAAAATTACTGCAAAGAAAATGGAGTGTTGGCAATTTATTTATTTGGATCTCAGTTAGGTGAAAAGACTGATAAGTTTAGTGATCTGGATCTGGGAGTTGTTTTTTTTGAATCAGAAAAAGACAAATTAAATGATGTTAATTTTTATATGAGTTTTAAAAATGAATTAGTAAGTATTTTTGATTTTTCAAAAATAGACCTTCTTTTTTTACAAAATTCAGGTTTGAAAATCCCCTTTAAAGTTATTACTAAAGGAGAAGTTATTTATTCTGCGGATAAAGAGAAACGTTTAGATTATGAAGATATGGTCATTTGTAAGGGGCTTGATTTTAAAAAAGAACTTGAACTTTATTATAAAGAATTAGAAGAAAAGATACTAAGTGGGAGGTAA